A single Acropora palmata chromosome 5, jaAcrPala1.3, whole genome shotgun sequence DNA region contains:
- the LOC141881573 gene encoding uncharacterized protein LOC141881573 isoform X2: MIRDQIGDSAFGNGYLEIEVKNPRTHIQNEKALHTDYEIELKTNHPAFPLFHSKVRRRYSEFEWLRNKLGLDDIIMKHVPQLPRKRVIGRFKDTFLWQRQMGLEEFLNKLADINAFANNPAFLLFVQTSLSIKEMDYYLKTRTPGGIRSLTLRLHDKKLRAGENKQRPRTKTFSAEYPSVVRSQSLKSKSYGKNWFSFNSDSMFGEESFDIPEPKDMKKLRSLSCMECPSGRVTLPTIPGSSEDGLDSFGKASETEIEAHAEEHPLSRSWHGTPRDEIDLVLEDYEIIPLDSIAQVRVSNDGNEDDDDEEFFSMDLDYVEVNPELRFHDEHRFDY, from the exons ATGATTCGAGACCAAATTGGAGATTCTGCGTTCGGCAACGGG TATTTGGAAATCGAAGTAAAAAATCCTCGAACCCATATCCAAAACGAGAAAGCACTTCACACTGATTATGAGATCGAACTTAAG ACAAATCATCCCGCATTTCCTTTGTTCCATTCTAAAGTACGGAGAAGATACTCTGAATTTGAGTGGCTAAGGAACAAGCTTGGACTTGATGATATTATCATGAA ACATGTTCCTCAGCTACCAAGAAAGCGAGTAATTGGGCGTTTCAAAGACACCTTTTTGTGGCAACGGCAGATGGGACTAGAGGAGTTCCTTAACAA ACTTGCAGATATCAATGCATTTGCCAATAATCCAGCTTTTCTGCTGTTTGTTCAAACAAGTCTCAGTATTAAAGAGATGGACTATTACCTCAAAACTCGTACTCCAGGTGGTATTAGATCATTGACACTGAGACTTCACGATAAGAAACTGAGAGCAGGCGAGAATAAACAAAGACCAAGGACAAAAACCTTCAGTGCCGAGTATCCCTCTGTAGTAAG ATCCCAGTCACTGAAGAGTAAGTCATATGGGAAAAATTGGTTCAGCTTTAATAGTGATAGCATGTTTGGTGAAGAGAGTTTCGACATCCCAG AGCCAAAAGACATGAAGAAATTGCGTAGCCTTAGTTGCATGGAATGTCCCAGTGGAAGAGTGACCCTACCCACCATTCCAGGCAGCAGTGAGGATGGTTTGGACAGTTTTGGGAAAGCATCTGAAACAGAGATCGAGGCCCACGCTGAGGAACATCCTCTTAGTCGCAGCTGGCACGGAACACCAAGGGATGAAATAGACCTTGTCCTTGAAGATTATGAAATAATTCCATTGGATTCCATTGCTCAAGTACGAGTGTCCAACGATGgcaatgaagatgatgatgatgaggagtTTTTCTCCATGGACTTGGACTATGTGGAAGTGAATCCTGAGTTAAGATTCCATGATGAGCATCGCTTTgattactaa
- the LOC141881573 gene encoding uncharacterized protein LOC141881573 isoform X1 has protein sequence MGNLVYYSSYGTTLHKDLILPRPRRKGVYRLFKPRYEFKMIRDQIGDSAFGNGYLEIEVKNPRTHIQNEKALHTDYEIELKTNHPAFPLFHSKVRRRYSEFEWLRNKLGLDDIIMKHVPQLPRKRVIGRFKDTFLWQRQMGLEEFLNKLADINAFANNPAFLLFVQTSLSIKEMDYYLKTRTPGGIRSLTLRLHDKKLRAGENKQRPRTKTFSAEYPSVVRSQSLKSKSYGKNWFSFNSDSMFGEESFDIPEPKDMKKLRSLSCMECPSGRVTLPTIPGSSEDGLDSFGKASETEIEAHAEEHPLSRSWHGTPRDEIDLVLEDYEIIPLDSIAQVRVSNDGNEDDDDEEFFSMDLDYVEVNPELRFHDEHRFDY, from the exons ATGGGAAATTTGGTTTACTACAGTTCGTATGGAACAACTTTGCACAAG GATCTTATTTTACCTAGGCCTAGAAGAAAGGGGGTTTACAGGCTGTTTAAGCCAAGATATGAGTTTAAAATGATTCGAGACCAAATTGGAGATTCTGCGTTCGGCAACGGG TATTTGGAAATCGAAGTAAAAAATCCTCGAACCCATATCCAAAACGAGAAAGCACTTCACACTGATTATGAGATCGAACTTAAG ACAAATCATCCCGCATTTCCTTTGTTCCATTCTAAAGTACGGAGAAGATACTCTGAATTTGAGTGGCTAAGGAACAAGCTTGGACTTGATGATATTATCATGAA ACATGTTCCTCAGCTACCAAGAAAGCGAGTAATTGGGCGTTTCAAAGACACCTTTTTGTGGCAACGGCAGATGGGACTAGAGGAGTTCCTTAACAA ACTTGCAGATATCAATGCATTTGCCAATAATCCAGCTTTTCTGCTGTTTGTTCAAACAAGTCTCAGTATTAAAGAGATGGACTATTACCTCAAAACTCGTACTCCAGGTGGTATTAGATCATTGACACTGAGACTTCACGATAAGAAACTGAGAGCAGGCGAGAATAAACAAAGACCAAGGACAAAAACCTTCAGTGCCGAGTATCCCTCTGTAGTAAG ATCCCAGTCACTGAAGAGTAAGTCATATGGGAAAAATTGGTTCAGCTTTAATAGTGATAGCATGTTTGGTGAAGAGAGTTTCGACATCCCAG AGCCAAAAGACATGAAGAAATTGCGTAGCCTTAGTTGCATGGAATGTCCCAGTGGAAGAGTGACCCTACCCACCATTCCAGGCAGCAGTGAGGATGGTTTGGACAGTTTTGGGAAAGCATCTGAAACAGAGATCGAGGCCCACGCTGAGGAACATCCTCTTAGTCGCAGCTGGCACGGAACACCAAGGGATGAAATAGACCTTGTCCTTGAAGATTATGAAATAATTCCATTGGATTCCATTGCTCAAGTACGAGTGTCCAACGATGgcaatgaagatgatgatgatgaggagtTTTTCTCCATGGACTTGGACTATGTGGAAGTGAATCCTGAGTTAAGATTCCATGATGAGCATCGCTTTgattactaa